The window CGCCGCGACCAGACAGGTTCACCACCACCTGATCGCCCTTTTTGAATTCCTGCGAGTGGTCGAGCACCCAGGCAAGAGCGTGTGAAGATTCAAGCGCGGGCAGGATGCCCTCTGCGCGGCACAGGCGCTGGAAGGCGTTGAGCGCGTTGGCGTCCTTGACCATGCCGTAATGGACGCGCCCGATTTTTTGCAGCCACGAATGTTCCGGCCCCACACCGGGATAATCCAGTCCGGCAGAAATGGAGTGCGAGGGTTCAACCTGACCGTCTTCGTTTTGCAGCAGCATGCTGTACGCACCGTGCAGCACGCCGGGGGTGCCAAGATTCAACGGGGCGGAATTGAAGCAGCCCGTCTCGCCCGTGCCTGCCGCCTCCACGCCGATGATGCGCACGCTGGCGTCATCCACAAAGGGATGGAACATGCCTATGGCGTTGGAGCCGCCGCCCACGCAAGCCACCACGGCATCAGGCAGCCGCCCGGTTCTTTCCAGCATCTGGGCGCGGGTTTCGCGGCCAATGACGCTTTGCAGCATGCGCACCAGCTTGGGGAAGGGGTGCGGCCCGGCAGCGGTGCCAAAGCAGTAGTGGGTTGTTTTCTGGCTGCCGATCCAGGCACGCAAGGCTTCGTTGATGGCGTCCTTGAGGGTACGGGTGCCGCTTTCCACCGCATGCACGGTAGCGCCCAGCAGCTTCATGCGCATGACGTTGGGGGCCTGACGCACCACGTCTTCCGCGCCCATATAGATGGTGCATTCCATGCCCAGCCTGGCGGCGGCCGCCGCCGTGGCAACGCCGTGCTGGCCCGCGCCGGTTTCCGCCACCAGGGCTGTTTTGCCCATGTACTTGGCAAGCAGGGCCTGCCCAAGGGTGTTGTTGACCTTGTGAGCACCTGTGTGCAGCAGATCTTCGCGCTTGAGCCACAAGTCAAAACCCAGCTCGCCCGAAAGCGTGGGGCAATAGGTCAGCGGCGTTTCGCGCCCGGCATAATTGAACAGCAGGTCTTTCAGCTCTGCCTGAAACTTATCGGTGGGATAAATGTCGCGCATGGCCGCTTCCACTTCCATAAGGGGCGGCATAAGCAGTTCGGGAACAAAGCAGCCGCCGAACTCACCAAAGTAACTGTCTTTCATAGTGAATACCCATTGCCTTTGGAGTTTGCGGCCATAAATGCAGCCGCCATTTTTTCCCTGTTTTTACACCCCGGCGCGTCTTCCACGCCGGAATTGAAATCCACCCCGGCAGGCGCGCACATGCCTACGGCCATTGCCACATTGGCTGCGCTCAATCCCCCGGCAAGCAGCCAGGGATGCGCCGGGCGCAGGCTGGCCAGATCAGACCAGTCCAGCTTGTGCCCGCTGCCGCCACCTTTCAAGCCCGCGTCAAGCAGGTAATAGGCGCAGGCTTCGGCATTGCGTTGTAAATCATTGTACAACAAAGCGCGGTGGGTGTAACGGTCGGGCCAGAGCACCCGAATGACGCGCTCCGCGCCGATGGCGCGGGCGCATTCCACACTCTGGTGACCGTGCAGTTGCGCGTAGTCAAGCCGGGCCTCGTCCATGATGCGCCGGATTTCGTCCGAACCCTGGTTCACAAAAACGCCTACCCGCAGCATGGAGCCACTGTCCAAGGCTGCAGCCTGCGCAACGGTCACGCCGCGCGGGCTGCGGGGATGAAAGATAAAACCGCACATGGCAGCACCAAGGCTGGCCGCATGGTCAACATCCCCTTGCCGTGTGAGGCCGCAGAACTTGATCAGCATGTGCAATCTCCCTCAGTTTTGGCTGTGGCTCCCAGCAGGGCCGCCAAGGCCTCGCCCGGTGCGCCGCCTTCCATCAGGGCGCTGCCCACAAGGGCGGCATGATACCCCGCAGCTGCCGCTGCCCGTAGATGCTCCGCGCTGCTCATGCCGCTGGCTGCAATCCACAGTTCGCCATTGGCTGGCGGGCAGGCCTGTATCAATTTCAGGCAGGCATCGCGGTCAATGGTCAGGCTTTCCAGATCGCGGGCATTGACCTGTATGATGCGCGCCCCGCTCTCGCGGGCAAGGCGCAGATCTTCCGCATCAAATATTTCCACCACCGCCTGAATACCGTAGCTCTCCGCCTGTTCACGCAGGGCCCGCAAGGTCGCGGCATCCGGCGTCAGCCGCACGATGAGCAACAGGGCCGAGGCTGGCGTGGCCGCCGTGGCCCGCACCTGCAAAGGATCAAAAATAAAATCCTTGCGCAGCAGGGGCACACGCGGCCCACTGTAGAGCGCCGGGTCGGCGGCGCAGGCCAGATATTCCAGCCGCCCGCGAAAAAACGTCTCTTCCGTCAGCACCGATACTGCGCTGGCCCCAGCGGCGGCATACTGGCGCGCCACATCTTCCACAGCCAGACTCTCGCAGATCACGCCGCGCGAAGGCGAGGCCCGCTTGTACTCCGCCACCACAGCCAGGGGGCAGCCGGGCGCGCGGAGGGTTAAGGCCGCTGCAAAATCTGGCCGCTGCCCTTCATACACCGCTGGCAGAGCGCCCTGAGCTTCCAGCGCTCGCAGGGCCTCGACCTCAGCCTCCTTGGCTTTGCGAAAACGCTCAAGCAGCATTGAGCACCTTCCTGCCCACACCGGCGCTCACGGCCTCGCGGGCGCGGGCCATGCACAGGGCCATATCCATCTTTTCTTCCAGCAGATAGATGGCAAGCCCCACGTTGAGCACCACCATGTCCATCATGGCGCGCGGCCCATGCCCGTTGAGAATATCCTTAAGCACGGCCACGGCTTCTTCCTTGCCGCTCACGGCCAGGTCTTCCACGGCGCAGGAGGCTATGCCGAATTCCTGCGGGTCGAGCATCATGGGCGTCACCTTGCCATTGTGCAGCAAAGCCATCTTGGTGGGGCCGATGGGCGTTACCTCGTCATAGTTGCCAGAGCCGCAAACGACGGCAGCGCGGTGCAGGGGCGACTGCATGAGAGTTTCGGCCACCAGCTCCACCAGCTCGGGCCGCGCCACGCCCATGAGCAGGTGGCTGGGCCGCGCCGGGTTGATCATGGGGCCAAGAATGTTGAACAGGGTGCGCACTCCCATCTCTTTGCGCACAGGGCCGATATTGGCAAAGGAGGGATGGAAGTATGGGGCAAAGATAAAGGCAAAATTGCGCTTTTTGACCATCTCGGCCACAGAGGCGGGGTCTTTTTCCAGCGTGATGCCAAGTGCTTCCAGAGCATCCGCGCTGCCGCACTTGGACGAAACCGCCCGGTTGCCGTGCTTGACCACCCTGTAGCCCATGCCTGCCAGTGTCAGAGATGAAGCCGTGGAGCAGTTGAAGGAATGACGCCCGTCGCCGCCGGTGCCCACCACATCGATGGTTGTTCCCGAAATGCCGTCCACGCGCACGGCGCGGGCCAGTGCAGCGCGCGTGGCGTGGGCCAGTTCAAGGGCGCTCTCGCCCTTCATGCGCAGCCCCATGAGAAAGCCGCCCGCCTGCGCCGGGGTCATCTTGCCGTCCATGAGGGCCGCAAAACCCGCCGCCGCCATTTCGGCGGAGAGGTCTTCCTTGCGGGCCAGACGCTCCAGAATACCGGAGAAATCGGAGGTTTCCGCGCCTGTGCCGAGGATGCTCTGCGGGAAGTTGCCCAGCAGCCGCAGGCCGTCCGGCGTAAGCACGGACTCGGGATGGAACTGCACGCCAACCCACGGTCGGTCGTTGTAGCGCAGGGCCATAACTTCGCCTTCGGGAGCGCGGGCAGTGACCGTAAAACGCGGGTTTTCCGCGTCTTCATCGGCGCGCACCACAAGGGAATGGTAGCGGCCCACGCGCATGGGGTTGGGCAGGCCCAGAAACATGCCCGTGCCATCGTGCACGATTTCTGACTGCTTGCCGTGCATGATGCACGGGCCGACCTCAACCTTGGCCCCGGCATGCAGCCCCAAAAGCTGATGTCCAAGGCACACGCCCAGTACGGGAATGCGCGGGCTGAGGCGCTTGAGGAATTCGGGGCACAGCCCCGCATCGGCGGGATGCCCCGGCCCGGGCGAAATGCAGACCATGGAAAGTTCGGGGTTCACCGCCATGTCCAGCACGGCAGGGTCATCGTTGCGCAGCACCACGGGCTTGTGGCCCAAGGCGTAAAAAGCCTGCACAAGATTGTAGGTAAAGGAGTCGTAATTATCGATGAGCAGAAACATATTCTTCGTCCTCCGCACGCAGGGCCAGGCGCATGATGGCTGATTTGTTGCACACTTCCTTCCATTCCAGATCGGGATCGGAGTCATGCACGATGCCTCCGCCCGCCTGCCAGAAGAGCTTGCCGTCACGCATCCACATGCTGCGGATGGTGATGCCTGTATCAAGGTTCACGCTGTCCTTGTCCAGACCAAGCCAGCCGATGCAGCCCGCGTAGGGGCCACGCGCGCGGCCTTCCACCTCGCGGATGATTTCCATGGCCCGCACCTTGGGCGCGCCCGAAACCGTACCCGCCGGGAAGGTGGCCGCCAGCACGTCCAGCGCGTCCAGCCCTTCCTCAAGCCGGGCGCTGACCCGGCTGGTGAGGTGCATGACGTGGGAGTAGCGCTCAACTTCCATGTAGCGTTCCAGATTGACCGACCCGGGCTGGGCCACGCGGCCAAGATCGTTGCGGCCAAGATCTACCAGCATGACATGCTCGGCGCGTTCCTTGGGGTCGTCGCGCAATTCGGCGGCAAGGGCGGCGTCTTCAAGGTCGTCCGCACCGCGTTTGCGCGTGCCTGCGATGGGCGAAAGCTGCAAATGCCCCGCCGTGCAACGCACCATGACCTCGGGCGAAGAGCCGAAAAGCGTCAGCTCGGGAAAGCGCATGTAGAACATGTAGGGCGAAGCGTTGAACCGGCGCATGCGGCGGTACAGTTCAAAGGGATTGCCCTCAAAAGGCGTGGAAAACCGCACGGAAGGCACAACCTGAATGGCCTCGCCCTGGCGCAGCATCTCCTTGATGCGGCGCACGTAATCCTTGTAGCCTTCCTCGCCGGGTTCAGCGCAGACATTGTCGGGATTGATGCGCACCCCACCGGCCTGCCCCGTGGCGCGGGCTTCCAGCGATTCACGCGAGCTTTGCAGCGCGCGGTGTTCACCCAGGCTCACCTGGCAGAGCCGGTTATACAGATGGTCGAACACCAGCACGGTTGACGGCAGCATGAGCAGGCAGTCGGCCTCGCTCTGCGGCATGACCGGGGCCAGCTTGGGGTTGAACAGACCCGCCATGCCAAAGCCAAGATACCCGTAAAGAGCGCGGGTAATGGGCGGCAGGTTTGTGATGTTGGCCGGGCCATCTATGGTCAGTGCGGCCATGAGCGCCCGCAGGCCGTCCACAAAGGGTTTGCCCTCAAAGCGTGCCAGGGGCGCGAGGCTGTCGTTGCGGATGTCCAGCGCAAGCTTGCCATCGCGGCAGGAGATGAACAAAGCCGCATCGCAGGCCAGAATGCTGTAACGCCCCCAGCGACCATCCACCTCGGCGCTTTCAAGCAAGATGCCGTTACCGGCCCCGACCATGCCCATGAACAGGCTGATGGGCGTGTCCATATCCGCTGGCAACCAGCGGGCGGTTTGTTGCAGCGTCAGCATATGCTGCGCATCACCGTTCTCTTTCATCTGGCGCATCCTTTGGGTTTTTGTGCCTGAAAAACAAAAAAACGCCGCCTCCTTTGGGGAGACGGCGTCTACTTACGACAATGCCAACGTACCGGAACTATTAAGCCCGCACGTCTCCCCCACGCAGTTGGATGCGCCACCACCAGCCTTTGAAGCTGTTAGAAATGGTGTTGGAGAAAACGTTCATATAAATGCCTAGTTCCTTATGTTTCAAGACACACTACGCATCCAGCCGCAGGCTGTCAACAACGCAGGGTGGTTTTTCAGTAAATTTCCGTTACAGCATCAGCTATGGCAAGCGGGAGGGCGCGCCCGGAGCGGCTTTGCCCTCCCCTGCCGTACAGGCCTACTTGCCGAACAGAATTTCCTGATAATTGGGCAGCGCCCACAGGTCGTCAGCCACGCGCACTTCAAGCATGTCCGCGTAGCGGCGCACTTCAACCATGCGGGGCAGCACATATTCGCGATAGCTGAGGGCAGCTTCAAAGCCGTAGCCCAGGCTGTCCGCCTTGGTCAACACTTCTTCAAGCTGGCCGCAGGCATCCTGCATGAGGCGCAGATTTGAAGTGATTTCGGCCAGGGTCATAGTTTTGGGATCCTTGCCGATGGCGCGCATATTGGCTGCCGTGGCGGCCAGTTCACCCTGATAGCGCATGCCCGCAGGGTAAATGATGGTATTGGCCATGCGGATAACCAGATTGGCCTCGGTGCGCACTGTTTTGCAGTACTGCTCAAGATAGATTTCCTGCCGCGCCTTGAGCTCGGCCCTGTTGAGCACGCCAGCCTTTTCGTAAAGGCTGACCACTTCGGGCTTGGTCAGTTCGGCCAGAGCCTCGGGGGTGGTGCGCAGGTTGGGCAGGCCACGGCGCTCGGCTTCCTTGTGCCACACTTCGGAGTAGCCATCGCCGTTGAAGATAACGGCGCTGTGCTCGTCAATGACATGGCTGATAAAGGATTCCAGAGCCTGATTGAAGGTCTTGCCCTGGGCCAGTTCCTTTTCAAGCCAGTCGGCTGCGAAGCCCAGCGAATCGGCCATCATGGTGTTGAGCGCTGTGATGGAACCCGCCGCAGACTGGCTGGAGCCAAGCGCGCGGAACTCAAACCTGTTGCCTGTAAAGGCCACGGGGCTTGTGCGGTTGCGGTCGCCGGGATCGGCGGGCAGCGGTGGCAGCGTATCCACGCCCAGATTGAGGGCGCGGCCCGTGCGGCCACCGGCGGCGTTTTCAACGCGTCCGGCGCGGAAGGCTTCAAACACTTCCGTCAGCTGATCGCCCAGGAAGATGGACATGATGGCCGGCGGAGCCTCGTTGGCACCCAGACGGTGATCGTTGCTGGCGCTGGCGACGGTTGCGCGCAGCAGGCCGCCAAACTTGTGCACGGCGCGGATCATGGCGGCGCAGAACACCAGGAACTTGGCGTTGGCATGCGGGGTTTCGCCGGGATCAAACAGGGTGCCCAGCTCCGCATTGCCGATGGAATAGTTCAGGTGCTTGCCCGAGCCGTTCACGCCCGCAAAGGGTTTTTCGTGCAGCAGGCACTTGAGGCCGTAGCGCTTTGCCACGTTGCGCAGCTTGGCCATGATGATGTGGTTGTGGTCAACCGCAAGGTTGCTCACCTCAAAGAGGGGCGCAATTTCGTACTGGCTGGGGGCCACTTCGTTGTGGCGGGTGCGCACGGGCACGCCCAGCTTGTACAGCTCGCGCTCCACTTCCATCATGTACGAAAGCACACGCTGGGGGATAACGCCAAAGTACTGGTCGCTGAATTCCTGCCCCTTGGCCGGACGCGCGCCAAACAGGGAACGTCCGGCGATCTGGAGGTCGGGACGCGCAAAATTGAAGTTGTGGTCAATGCAGAAGTATTCCTGCTCAAGCCCGGCGTAGGAAACAATGGGCAGGGGCGTATCTTCGCCAAAGAGCGCCAGCACGCGGTGAGCCTCGCGGTTCAGGGCCTGGCCGGAACGCAGCATGGGCGTTTTTTTGTCCAGGGCAACACCCGTCCACGAAAGGAACATGGTGGGGATGCACAGGAAGGTGCCGTTGGGGTTCTCCATGATGTAGGCGGGACTGGTCACATCCCATGCGGTGTAGCCGCGCGCCTCAAAGGTGGAACGCAGGCCGCCGGAGGGGAAGGACGAAGCGTCAGGTTCGCCGCGAATAAGCATGGAGCCGGAAAATTCGGCGATCACGCCGCCAGAGCCGTCAGGCATCAGGAAGCTGTCGTGCTTTTCGGCAGT is drawn from Desulfovibrio sp. and contains these coding sequences:
- the trpB gene encoding tryptophan synthase subunit beta, with amino-acid sequence MKDSYFGEFGGCFVPELLMPPLMEVEAAMRDIYPTDKFQAELKDLLFNYAGRETPLTYCPTLSGELGFDLWLKREDLLHTGAHKVNNTLGQALLAKYMGKTALVAETGAGQHGVATAAAAARLGMECTIYMGAEDVVRQAPNVMRMKLLGATVHAVESGTRTLKDAINEALRAWIGSQKTTHYCFGTAAGPHPFPKLVRMLQSVIGRETRAQMLERTGRLPDAVVACVGGGSNAIGMFHPFVDDASVRIIGVEAAGTGETGCFNSAPLNLGTPGVLHGAYSMLLQNEDGQVEPSHSISAGLDYPGVGPEHSWLQKIGRVHYGMVKDANALNAFQRLCRAEGILPALESSHALAWVLDHSQEFKKGDQVVVNLSGRGDKDLGIVNKALGFAAQGQEEV
- a CDS encoding phosphoribosylanthranilate isomerase yields the protein MLIKFCGLTRQGDVDHAASLGAAMCGFIFHPRSPRGVTVAQAAALDSGSMLRVGVFVNQGSDEIRRIMDEARLDYAQLHGHQSVECARAIGAERVIRVLWPDRYTHRALLYNDLQRNAEACAYYLLDAGLKGGGSGHKLDWSDLASLRPAHPWLLAGGLSAANVAMAVGMCAPAGVDFNSGVEDAPGCKNREKMAAAFMAANSKGNGYSL
- a CDS encoding indole-3-glycerol-phosphate synthase gives rise to the protein MLLERFRKAKEAEVEALRALEAQGALPAVYEGQRPDFAAALTLRAPGCPLAVVAEYKRASPSRGVICESLAVEDVARQYAAAGASAVSVLTEETFFRGRLEYLACAADPALYSGPRVPLLRKDFIFDPLQVRATAATPASALLLIVRLTPDAATLRALREQAESYGIQAVVEIFDAEDLRLARESGARIIQVNARDLESLTIDRDACLKLIQACPPANGELWIAASGMSSAEHLRAAAAAGYHAALVGSALMEGGAPGEALAALLGATAKTEGDCTC
- the trpD gene encoding anthranilate phosphoribosyltransferase; the encoded protein is MFLLIDNYDSFTYNLVQAFYALGHKPVVLRNDDPAVLDMAVNPELSMVCISPGPGHPADAGLCPEFLKRLSPRIPVLGVCLGHQLLGLHAGAKVEVGPCIMHGKQSEIVHDGTGMFLGLPNPMRVGRYHSLVVRADEDAENPRFTVTARAPEGEVMALRYNDRPWVGVQFHPESVLTPDGLRLLGNFPQSILGTGAETSDFSGILERLARKEDLSAEMAAAGFAALMDGKMTPAQAGGFLMGLRMKGESALELAHATRAALARAVRVDGISGTTIDVVGTGGDGRHSFNCSTASSLTLAGMGYRVVKHGNRAVSSKCGSADALEALGITLEKDPASVAEMVKKRNFAFIFAPYFHPSFANIGPVRKEMGVRTLFNILGPMINPARPSHLLMGVARPELVELVAETLMQSPLHRAAVVCGSGNYDEVTPIGPTKMALLHNGKVTPMMLDPQEFGIASCAVEDLAVSGKEEAVAVLKDILNGHGPRAMMDMVVLNVGLAIYLLEEKMDMALCMARAREAVSAGVGRKVLNAA
- a CDS encoding anthranilate synthase component I family protein, which gives rise to MKENGDAQHMLTLQQTARWLPADMDTPISLFMGMVGAGNGILLESAEVDGRWGRYSILACDAALFISCRDGKLALDIRNDSLAPLARFEGKPFVDGLRALMAALTIDGPANITNLPPITRALYGYLGFGMAGLFNPKLAPVMPQSEADCLLMLPSTVLVFDHLYNRLCQVSLGEHRALQSSRESLEARATGQAGGVRINPDNVCAEPGEEGYKDYVRRIKEMLRQGEAIQVVPSVRFSTPFEGNPFELYRRMRRFNASPYMFYMRFPELTLFGSSPEVMVRCTAGHLQLSPIAGTRKRGADDLEDAALAAELRDDPKERAEHVMLVDLGRNDLGRVAQPGSVNLERYMEVERYSHVMHLTSRVSARLEEGLDALDVLAATFPAGTVSGAPKVRAMEIIREVEGRARGPYAGCIGWLGLDKDSVNLDTGITIRSMWMRDGKLFWQAGGGIVHDSDPDLEWKEVCNKSAIMRLALRAEDEEYVSAHR
- a CDS encoding glutamine synthetase III → MSSKSARQSAIEAITTYKPEAAPLNFVDTKPTDIFGCNVFNDRIMRERLPKSVYKALRKTIEFGERMDPAIADTVAAVMKDWAIEKGATHFTHIFYPLTGQTAEKHDSFLMPDGSGGVIAEFSGSMLIRGEPDASSFPSGGLRSTFEARGYTAWDVTSPAYIMENPNGTFLCIPTMFLSWTGVALDKKTPMLRSGQALNREAHRVLALFGEDTPLPIVSYAGLEQEYFCIDHNFNFARPDLQIAGRSLFGARPAKGQEFSDQYFGVIPQRVLSYMMEVERELYKLGVPVRTRHNEVAPSQYEIAPLFEVSNLAVDHNHIIMAKLRNVAKRYGLKCLLHEKPFAGVNGSGKHLNYSIGNAELGTLFDPGETPHANAKFLVFCAAMIRAVHKFGGLLRATVASASNDHRLGANEAPPAIMSIFLGDQLTEVFEAFRAGRVENAAGGRTGRALNLGVDTLPPLPADPGDRNRTSPVAFTGNRFEFRALGSSQSAAGSITALNTMMADSLGFAADWLEKELAQGKTFNQALESFISHVIDEHSAVIFNGDGYSEVWHKEAERRGLPNLRTTPEALAELTKPEVVSLYEKAGVLNRAELKARQEIYLEQYCKTVRTEANLVIRMANTIIYPAGMRYQGELAATAANMRAIGKDPKTMTLAEITSNLRLMQDACGQLEEVLTKADSLGYGFEAALSYREYVLPRMVEVRRYADMLEVRVADDLWALPNYQEILFGK